Proteins encoded in a region of the Vicia villosa cultivar HV-30 ecotype Madison, WI linkage group LG5, Vvil1.0, whole genome shotgun sequence genome:
- the LOC131607674 gene encoding protein NRT1/ PTR FAMILY 8.3-like, which yields MENNDSSLVEQSLLQDEESSQYTGDGSVDFKGRPVLRHNTGNWKACPFILGNECCERLAYYGIGSNLVTYLTHKLHQGNVSAARNVTTWQGTCYLTPLVGAVLADSYWGRYWTIAVFSAIYFIGMCTLTLSASVPALKPADCFGSVCPPATPAQYAIFLFGLYLIALGTGGIKPCVSSFGADQFDDTDPQERIKKGSFFNWFYFSINIGAFVSSTFIVWTQENAGWGIGFGIPALFMGLAIGSFFLGTPLYRFQKPGGSPITRMLQVVVASFRKRRLVVPEDSSLLYETPDKRSAILGSRTLEHSDELRCLDRAAIVSDAERKSGDNSNLWRLCTVTQVEELKILIRMFPIWAAGIVFNSVYAQLSTMFVEQGTMMDTSIGSFKIPPASLSCFDVISVIFWVPVYDRIIVPIARKFTGKERGFSELQRMGIGLFISIFSMLAAAFVEIKRLQLARELELVDKPVAVPISVLWQIPQYFLFGAAEVFTNVGQLEFFYDQSPDAMRSLCTAFSLLTTSFGNYLSSFILTVVTYFTTQGGKPGWIPDNLNKGHLDYFFWLLAGLSFLNMLVYIVSANKYKKKKAS from the exons ATGGAGAATAATGATTCATCACTTGTGGAACAATCTCTTCTTCAG GATGAAGAGAGCAGCCAATACACAGGAGATGGTTCAGTTGACTTTAAAGGGAGGCCTGTTCTCAGGCACAATACTGGAAATTGGAAAGCTTGTCCATTTATTCTAg GCAATGAATGTTGCGAACGTTTGGCATATTATGGCATTGGATCAAATCTTGTTACCTATCTCACTCACAAACTACATCAAGGAAATGTCTCTGCTGCAAGAAATGTCACCACTTGGCAAGGAACTTGTTATCTTACACCACTCGTTGGAGCCGTTCTAGCTGATTCTTACTGGGGGAGATACTGGACTATTGCTGTTTTTTCTGCTATTTATTTCATT GGAATGTGTACATTGACTCTTTCTGCATCGGTTCCGGCATTGAAGCCTGCAGACTGTTTTGGTTCGGTGTGCCCTCCAGCTACTCCAGCACAATATGCTATCTTCTTATTTGGTCTCTACCTGATTGCACTTGGTACCGGTGGTATTAAACCATGCGTATCATCTTTTGGGGCGGATCAGTTTGATGATACTGATCCTCAAGAACGGATTAAGAAAGGATCCTTTTTCAACTGGTTTTACTTTTCTATCAACATTGGTGCCTTTGTATCTAGCACTTTTATTGTATGGACTCAAGAAAATGCAGGCTGGGGTATCGGATTTGGCATTCCTGCTTTATTTATGGGATTAGCTATAGGAAGCTTCTTTTTAGGCACGCCCCTCTACAGATTTCAAAAACCAGGCGGAAGCCCTATTACAAGAATGTTACAAGTTGTTGTAGCATCTTTTCGGAAGCGGCGACTGGTTGTCCCTGAGGATAGTAGTCTCTTGTACGAGACACCGGACAAGAGATCTGCGATTCTTGGAAGTAGGACACTGGAACATAGCGATGAGCTAAG GTGTCTCGACAGAGCAGCTATAGTGTCTGATGCTGAGAGGAAAAGCGGTGACAATTCTAACCTGTGGAGACTTTGCACTGTGACACAGGTGGAGGAATTGAAAATATTGATCCGAATGTTTCCAATTTGGGCTGCTGGAATTGTTTTTAATTCTGTTTATGCCCAGCTGTCCACAATGTTTGTGGAACAAGGAACTATGATGGACACAAGTATTGGTTCCTTCAAAATTCCTCCAGCCTCACTCTCGTGTTTTGATGTGATAAGTGTTATTTTTTGGGTTCCCGTCTACGACAGAATTATAGTTCCAATTGCACGGAAATTCACTGGCAAAGAACGAGGCTTTTCAGAGTTGCAAAGAATGGGAATTGGCCTTTTTATTTCAATCTTTAGCATGTTAGCAGCAGCTTTTGTGGAGATTAAGCGTCTTCAGCTTGCACGAGAGCTCGAGCTTGTTGATAAACCTGTCGCTGTACCTATTAGTGTATTATGGCAAATAcctcaatattttttatttggagcAGCAGAAGTATTTACAAATGTGGGGCAACTTGAGTTTTTCTATGACCAATCTCCCGATGCAATGCGGAGTTTATGCACTGCTTTCTCGCTTTTGACAACTTCATTTGGAAATTACTTGAGCTCTTTCATTCTTACTGTTGTAACTTACTTCACTACACAAGGCGGAAAACCCGGATGGATTCCGGATAACTTGAACAAAGGTCATCTTGATTATTTTTTCTGGCTTCTAGCTGGGCTTAGTTTCTTAAATATGTTGGTGTATATAGTTTCAGCCAATAAGTACAAGAAGAAAAAAGCTTCTTAG
- the LOC131603000 gene encoding SWR1 complex subunit 2: protein MEEKTSGENEKAALLLLDRASRATRGKRLSKLLDDEVEQDELFWGQDALKDEEEDDNYQEEAEIADEFDSDFDQDEPEPDEEQPQVDADDRMNKKKRLIAPGKTLTKKKKKKKILSNLENSIKIGDEGDDDNNKPSVSGEHHDDAKEIMVRKSTRTSVIVRQAEREAIRAAIQATSKPVIKRKKEGEEKKMSQEEMLLEAAQTEIMNLRNLERVLAREEEVKRRAIVHKTVFNGPQIRYISQNGCNYLEFANEASFHSDIATTPQEYPEQPVCVITGLPAKYRDPKTGLPYATKEAFKIIRQRIVDESANSRKETNMGGLYDSVSGCGFPTKRKRSTMPDKNIHPHDRSLARFRRIPTFEDEDSD, encoded by the exons ATGGAGGAAAAGACTTCAGGCGAAAACGAGAAAGCTGCTCTTCTACTCCTGGATCGTGCATCTCGAGCAACAAGGGGCAAACGTCTCTCGAAGCTTCTCGACGACGAAGTCGAACAAGACGAATTGTTCTGGGGCCAAGACGCTctcaaagatgaagaagaagacgaTAACTACCAAGAGGAAGCCGAAATCGCCGACGAATTCGACTCCGATTTCGACCAAGAC GAGCCTGAACCTGATGAGGAACAACCTCAGGTTGATGCCGATGATAGAATGAATAAGAAGAAGCGGTTGATAGCTCCTGGGAAGACGTTgacgaagaaaaagaaaaagaagaaaatcttATCTAATTTGGAAAATTCGATAAAAATTGGTGATGAGGGAGATGATGATAATAACAAACCTAGTGTTTCTGGGGAACACCATGATGATGCAAAGGAGATTATGGTTAGGAAGTCTACTAGAACTTCTGTCATTGTGCGACAAGCTGAAAGAGAAGCCATTCGTGCAGCTATCCAAGCAACCAGCAAG CCAGTAATAAAAAGGAAGAAAGAAGGTGAGGAGAAGAAAATGTCACAAGAGGAAATGCTTTTAGAAGCTGCTCAAACAG AAATTATGAACTTGCGGAATTTGGAGCGAGTTTTAGCTAGAGAGGAAGAAGTTAAGAGAAGAGCAATTGTGCATAAAACTGTCTTTAATGGTCCACAGATACGCTACATTTCACAAAATG GTTGTAATTATCTGGAGTTTGCTAACGAGGCATCATTTCACTCGGATATTGCTACAACACCTCAAGAAT ATCCAGAACAACCTGTTTGTGTGATTACTGGTTTGCCTGCCAA GTACCGTGATCCAAAGACTGGGCTGCCATATGCTACAAAAGAAGCTTTTAAAATAATTCGACAACG CATTGTGGATGAAAGTGCCAACTCTAGAAAGGAAACTAATATGGGAGGCTTATATGATTCAGTTTCTGGATGTGGTTTTCCAACCAAGCGAAAGAGATCAACAATGCCCGATAAAAATATACATCCACATGATCGGTCCTTGGCTCGCTTTCGTAGAATTCCTACTTTTGAGGATGAAGATTCTGACTGA